ATCCTCTCGCTTGTGGGATAGCACACCCGATATATTAGGAGAGCGCTTGAATGGCATGCAAGAGGCCAGCGGTTCGATCCAGCTTATCTTGTCATCCGGCGAGAAGTTGTCGTCGAAAAAACCCTGCTCGCTTGGCAGCAGCCGGATTTCCAGTTCAGCCTCTATGGGTTTCTCGAAATCAGCGAAGTCCTTCTCGTCGAATCCCTTGCCGCTGCACACAGTGCCGAGGAGGGAGAGAAAATTGCTCTTCCCCAGATTGTTCTCCCCCGATAATGTAGTTGCACTCCGGGTTGAAGCTGACGGCAATTCCGTCGATGTTTCTGTAGTTGTACCCTAACGCAGCCGCCTGTCGGTGCGGATGAGCATAAAGGCGGTCACGGGCCGATCTGGCTGATCAAGACGGTGATCTCATCGAGAGACATTTTCTTTCCTCTTATTGACAAACATTGTTCATTATTGCATTGGGAAAACTAAAATTATTATAGGAATGGAGGTGAAAATCATAATGCCTGATAAGAAAGCCGATTCCAATAAATCTAATGCCGGCAATCGCGAACTGATAAGCGAAAGACCGCATAAAAAACAAACGGAATCGAAACATGACGTTAGCAACAATACGTTGTCGGCAGATGATCTGCGAAAAAAATGACCGCTAACTCAGCGGTAGTTTACCACTAAACTTCGAAACTTCCAGTTTCTAAACTTCTTGGTAACTTACCGCCAAACTTCTATATAGGGGGCGATAATATGGCAACGAAAGATAAAGATTTATGGAAATCCTCAACTGAAAAAAAAGATAAAAGCGCCGCCAACTCATTAAATAATGACGTAAATGAAAAGGGCAGCGGCAAAAAGCATATGCCATGTAAAAATTCTCTGCCCACTTAAAGTCAGTATAAAAGCAGGAATAACCAAGAGGGTCAAATACTCTCTTGGTTATTCTTCTTTTGTTGTATCACCGGTAAGATACGTCCAGGCTTCTTTCTGTTCCACTTTACCGGACCTTATTAATCGGCCTATAGCCCGTTTAAAGGCTGCTTTGCTAATATTGAACTTTTCCTTAATAATTTCCGGCGGAGTATCGTCGCTATAAGGCATCTTCCCGCCGCGTTTTGATAAAAAATCAATTATGTTGGCAGCATCCGTCTCAATAGCATCTTCTTTTTGCGGGCGCATAGATACATTGACCCGGCCGTCATCCCGGATATACGTCACCCGGACTGTCAGTTCCTCGCCAACCTGAGGTCTTTTGATCATCTCATTGTTATGCAAAAAGGCAATATATCTTTCCTGAGTAAAGAGGAACGCGCCCTGATCGTTATAGTTATAGACCGATCCGGTCAGCAGATCTCCCACCTTGACATTCTCAGCCGGTTTGGACGCCTGCCTGAGTTCATCCTCCACTTCCATAGTGACTGCCAGGCGGCCCGTTTTGTCCCGATACAGCTTAACCCATACTTTATCTCCTTTTCGCACCTTGCCGCGCATGCCGGCAAAAGGCATAAATACTCCCCGTTCGGCGCCAATATTGACAAAGGCGCCATCCTTCGAAGTGTTTATTACAGTTACTTTCGCCACTTGCCCCTCCCGCATTTGCGGTAAACGCATACTGGCTGTCAAACGGCCCTTGGGATCTAAATACAAATAAACTTTTATCTGCTGCCCGATGGCTACTTCATCAGTTTGTTGAGCCTTGTGCAATAAAATGTCATCATTACTGTTACCCGTCCCGGCATCTAAAAAAGCGCCTAGTTCGGATACCCTGGCAACTGTTAGAGTAACTACCTCACCCGGTTTATATGCTGCTGCCCGGTTTGTCATACTACATCCTGGGCCGTTGTCTCAAAGACTATCGCTTTAGCGTCGTTCCATAAACGTTCCAATTGATAAAACTGCCGGTCTTCTTCAACAAAGATGTGGGCCACACAAGAGCCGTAGTCCAATAAAATCCAATGAGATTCGCGATAACCTTCCTTGTGCAGCGGCTTTATACCTTTCGCGGCAAGTTTTTCCTCAATATGATCAGCAATGGCTTTCACTTGGGTAGTAGAGCCAGCACTGCAAATCACGAAGTGATCGGTAACAGGGGAAATATTCGTAAGATCCATGATCAAAATATCCCTGGCCTTTTTGTCACTGGCAGCCTGGGCAATATCTTGCGTTAATTCGTTGACCTTAAAATGGTTCATCAACTGACCTCCTGAACATGTGCTCCATGCCTTTATTGTCTTTATTATATTTTTACAATATGGCTTTTTCTATATGAAATTATTCTATTTGACTTGTGTCTTTCCTGCAAAAATAATGGAAAAGCCTGCCGCGAGTCCTGCTGCAGACTTTCATGTCAATTTTTCCGAATTGAAGCACCACCGGACCCATTCTGATAAACTCCACTCATTTTTGTATTCGTAGATAATAACATCTTTTCGACAATTAGCTTAGCCTGGTCTTTATCCAAAATCCAATAACTTGAGCCGTCAATTGTTGCAAAGTTACCAGGCAGCATTTCAGCATGTACGCTGTCAGTTTTAAAATTTGCCAGGTTGATGGCTAATTTGAACAACGTAAAAAACGACATGTCGGTATGAATGTGCTGTTTGGCGGCAGATGCCAATGCAGGCATTTTAAAAATGCTACCAAATTGCATTGATTCTTTAACAATAGCTTTTAAAAATCGCTGCTGACGCTGCACCCGCCCTATATCACCAAGTTCGTCGCTGCGATACCGCACATATTGCCCGGCTTTGTTCCCATCTAGATGCTGATACCCTCTGGCTAAATGAATCTGTAAGTCTGCATACGGGTCATCATAGTTCATATCATGCTCGACATATAAGTTGACACCGCCGAGAATATCACTAATCTTTATGAATCCTTCCCAATCCAGTGCCACATAGTAATTAATCGGAACGCGCAAAAATTGTTCAACCGTGTTTCGAGCCAGTTCCGGCCCGCCGTAAGCATATGCATGATTGAGTTTGTCAAGTCCTTTATGGCCTGGAATGCTCACTTCTGTATCACGAGGCAAAGACAGCAGATTCATTGTCCCGTCTTCCGGATTGAAGCTGGCTATTATCATGGAATCAGAGCGTCTGGCCGTATTCCCGGGATTATCGCGGTCCAAATCATCTAAGCCGAGGATGAGAATATTCACTCTGTTATTCAGAGTCTGGACCGGTCTTTCTGCCGTTGCCGCCACTCTTGCAGCCGGCTCGCGCGTTAGAATTGTATAGACATATATTGAAGCGCCGGCCAACGATGCAATCACCAGCAGGAACAGTACCAGCACCAAGAATACTCGATCCCATCTAATCTTTCGCCGCCTGCCCCTGGCTCGCAAATTCATATCTCGCATCCTAGGAAAACTCCTTTCCTTATACTTGTATCCACCCAGCTATCATATGCACGAACTATCCTGAAAAGCTAAAACGTTATAAGACAAAGAAACCGGAACCACAGAGATGCCGAGGACACAGAGAATGGATAACGAAGAGTGTTGAAAAAACATAACAGATAACGTTTTCCAGCACTTTCTATCTTAACGAGCAGTAAGCTTGTATCCGCCAGCCCACCAACTGCCTCGAACTGCTTAGAAGTCGTCAGCTGCTAGGCGCGACGAGGACCGGAACTCCAGCGTACTGGGCGTACGCTGGAGTGAGGACCACAGGAGCAACAACGCAGATGGCGGCTTCTAAGCAGTTCCCTGCTTAAAGTAATTGACGTATTAACCAATTACGCCCCTCAATTGTAGCAGGATGAATAAGATTACCTTGGGCTATTATGTATTGCAGCGACTGGTCAAATGCAGCCAGCACAGCCGTATCCAGATCCGCTGCCGCCAAACTCCGCAACTTGTCCACCCCTGGGAAATTCCGTCCAGGTTCGATGAAGTCAGCCAGATAAATAATTTTATCAAGTACGTTCATGCTTGGTCCGCCGGTAGTATGCAAAGAAATGGCCCGCAGTATTTCCGGGTCATCTGTATTGTATTCAGTTTGAGCTAAATACGAGGCGACCGGAGCATGAAGCAGCGTGGGGTGGTATATATCGACATCAGTCGTCACTATTGCAAAATCTTTAGCTAATTGTAATAGTTGCTTGTCAGTTATGTCTCTTGCACAATCGTGTAATAGTCCGGCAACGCGTGCCTTTTCTTCATCAGCATCAAATCGCTTTGCCAGGATAGCCGCCGTTTCGCTTACCCGCAGCGAGTGCTGAAAACGCTTGGGCGACAACTTTGCCGCCAGTTTTTCTGTATTCTTTTGTAAAATCATGTATATCACCTATCTTCTCAGTTCTAAAGGTTCGCCAAAAATGGTCATTTTCCTTTAAGCGGGAAAATAAAAACCTCCTTATATCTTATATAAGGAGGCTGATGCATCAAAGCACATCTAAACAACGCTCGCTTCATCCTATGAATGAACTATAATACAGCCTATAGCTGTCAGCAGCACTTTTCTAACCTTGCCGCGGCTTAGCTTCATTTACAACAATTTGGCGACCGCCTACTTGGGCGCCATTCATGGCCTCAACCATCTTTTCCGCATCGGTGTCTTCTACTTCCACAAACCCAAAACCTCGCGACCGACCCGTTTCCTTATCAGTAATAATCCTACTGGAAATAACCGAACCATGAGGACGAAAAGCCTCGGCAAGGGCGGTATCAGTGGTATTCCAAGGCAGATTACCGACGTAGAGAGTTTTTGCCATCAGAGAAATCACCTCTCTTTCCGTGATCAAGATACTGAGAACTAAAATTTTACGTTAACATTATCTGCAAATTTGCTTTATTTATGCCCAGTCTCGTCTGCCTTTATTTGGAACGTCCGTCCGCTATTGAGAAAAGGCTCAATCCAGATATAAACCTTCTTTTAGTATATAACATTCAACGCTTTCGGGAACAATATATTTTATGGATAGTCCTCTTTTAACCCGCTCGCGAATATCGGTTGAAGATATTTCCAGTTCTGGAGTCGCAAGTCTTTGAATTCGCTGGCGCCCTTTGACACCAAATTGTTTTATCACCTGATCAATATAACTAATGCTCCCCGGCCTGGTAGCAGCAACGAAGTAACATAAATCCAGCAATTGGTCGATATCTTTCCATGTGGATAAATCTCTGATTGCATCCGCGCCGGTAATAAAATAGAACTCTGCCTGCACCCCGTAACGATTAATTAATTCTCTTATGGTATCAATCGTATAGGAAGGACCGGAACGTTCCAGCTCAATTGCCGATACATAATAATATGGGTTAGAATAAGTAGCCATAACGGTCATAGTATAACGATGAACTGCGGGAGTCACACGAGAACCTTGTTTATGGGGCGGATTGCCGGCAGGAATGAATAGCACCTTGCTGAGATCATACTCCATGCGTACCGCCTCCGCCGTAACCAGATGCCCGATATGAATGGGATCAAAAGTTCCTCCCATGATTCCTATTTTTATTTTTTGATGAACCGCCATATTATCTGCCCCTCTACTCTATTTAAATGCAATCTCTTGCCAGTTTATTATAAAATAAGACTTGTCAGTGCCAAACCAGGTAAAAGAAATCTTAATGTATTATCAGGGTAAGGAGCAGGTAAGGATTTATCTTATTTGCCCATTGCCATCAATGATGTATTTGATACTTGTAAGCTCAGGCAGCCCCATCGGCCCCCTGGCGTGAAGTTTTTGCGTACTGATACCAATCTCGGCGCCGAAACCAAACTCAAAACCGTCAGTAAACCGGGTGGAGGCATTAACGTATACTGCGGCAGCATCCACTTCATTCTGAAAACGTTTTGCGCTATTATAATCCCGGGTAATAATGGCTTCTGAGTGACGGGTACCATAGGCCGATATATGCTCAAGGGCATCATCAAGGCTATTAACAACTTTGACGGCGAGGATAAAATCCAGATATTCCGTAGCCCAATCCTCTTCCGTGGCCGTTTTAACGGAAGGGTGATACCCTATGGCCGCCGGGCATCCTCTAAGCTCCACTCCTGCTTGGTGGTACCTTTCCAGCATGCTGGGCAGAAACTGGGCAGCCACATCTTTATGTACCAGCAGCGTTTCCATGGCATTGCAAACTCCCGGACGCGATACTTTTGCATTGAAGGCCA
This window of the Methylomusa anaerophila genome carries:
- a CDS encoding CvfB family protein — translated: MTNRAAAYKPGEVVTLTVARVSELGAFLDAGTGNSNDDILLHKAQQTDEVAIGQQIKVYLYLDPKGRLTASMRLPQMREGQVAKVTVINTSKDGAFVNIGAERGVFMPFAGMRGKVRKGDKVWVKLYRDKTGRLAVTMEVEDELRQASKPAENVKVGDLLTGSVYNYNDQGAFLFTQERYIAFLHNNEMIKRPQVGEELTVRVTYIRDDGRVNVSMRPQKEDAIETDAANIIDFLSKRGGKMPYSDDTPPEIIKEKFNISKAAFKRAIGRLIRSGKVEQKEAWTYLTGDTTKEE
- the rsfS gene encoding ribosome silencing factor, translated to MNHFKVNELTQDIAQAASDKKARDILIMDLTNISPVTDHFVICSAGSTTQVKAIADHIEEKLAAKGIKPLHKEGYRESHWILLDYGSCVAHIFVEEDRQFYQLERLWNDAKAIVFETTAQDVV
- a CDS encoding LCP family protein produces the protein MRDMNLRARGRRRKIRWDRVFLVLVLFLLVIASLAGASIYVYTILTREPAARVAATAERPVQTLNNRVNILILGLDDLDRDNPGNTARRSDSMIIASFNPEDGTMNLLSLPRDTEVSIPGHKGLDKLNHAYAYGGPELARNTVEQFLRVPINYYVALDWEGFIKISDILGGVNLYVEHDMNYDDPYADLQIHLARGYQHLDGNKAGQYVRYRSDELGDIGRVQRQQRFLKAIVKESMQFGSIFKMPALASAAKQHIHTDMSFFTLFKLAINLANFKTDSVHAEMLPGNFATIDGSSYWILDKDQAKLIVEKMLLSTNTKMSGVYQNGSGGASIRKN
- the yqeK gene encoding bis(5'-nucleosyl)-tetraphosphatase (symmetrical) YqeK; this encodes MILQKNTEKLAAKLSPKRFQHSLRVSETAAILAKRFDADEEKARVAGLLHDCARDITDKQLLQLAKDFAIVTTDVDIYHPTLLHAPVASYLAQTEYNTDDPEILRAISLHTTGGPSMNVLDKIIYLADFIEPGRNFPGVDKLRSLAAADLDTAVLAAFDQSLQYIIAQGNLIHPATIEGRNWLIRQLL
- a CDS encoding RNA recognition motif domain-containing protein — translated: MITEREVISLMAKTLYVGNLPWNTTDTALAEAFRPHGSVISSRIITDKETGRSRGFGFVEVEDTDAEKMVEAMNGAQVGGRQIVVNEAKPRQG
- the nadD gene encoding nicotinate-nucleotide adenylyltransferase: MAVHQKIKIGIMGGTFDPIHIGHLVTAEAVRMEYDLSKVLFIPAGNPPHKQGSRVTPAVHRYTMTVMATYSNPYYYVSAIELERSGPSYTIDTIRELINRYGVQAEFYFITGADAIRDLSTWKDIDQLLDLCYFVAATRPGSISYIDQVIKQFGVKGRQRIQRLATPELEISSTDIRERVKRGLSIKYIVPESVECYILKEGLYLD